The stretch of DNA GTCTTAAACAACATGGAAAATGGAGACTGCTGATCAAGTACTGGCGTGAGCATCCGATTGATCAAGTAGACAGCGGTGGTGAAAGCATAAGGCTAATAGGTGAGAGGAACCAAAGCTTGTGAGAGCAGCGTGAGACCAGTTTCTACGACATGTCGATGTTTCCGTTCGGCCATACCATTATGTTTTGGCGTATGTGGTGGAGATGTCAAATGAGATATGCCATGGCTTGCAAGGAAATCACGCAACGCAATGAACTCACCCCCGTTGTCCGTGAACAAGGTACCAATCTAATGATTAAACCGATTTTCAACAAGTGACGTAAATGTGACAAAAACCTCTTTGACATCAGACTTTCGTTTGAGTGGGTAAAGCCAAGTATAGCGGGTGAAATGATCAACAATTAAGAGGTAGTATTTGTAGTTGTCATGGGAAAAAACGGGTGATGTCCAAACATTGGAGTATAGATATTCAAGTGGTCGAGAAGAGCAAATTGTGTTTTGTGAAAATGGGAGTTTATGACTTTTATTGAGACAACAATCTGAACAAGACAATTGTTTTTGAGAAGAACCCAAAACGGGAAGGGAAAAGCAGAAAGCATGGTGCTTAAAATAGAAATAGACGGATGGCCTAAACGATAATGCCAGACGGGTAGAGAGGCACGCGAAGTGGTAGAGGTTGATAAAGCCGTGACTTGTGTTGGTGAGACCGGCCATTCATAGAGTTCTCCTCTAGTTCTGCCTTGTAGAAGCGGAACCCGCGtactgagatccttcacctgaaaagcGGCAGGAAAGAATTCCACATATACTTGATTAGTGTTGCACaaatgataaacaaaaattaaatttctgtGGATATCAGGAACACATAAGACGTCATTTAAACATAGATTACGTATGTTACCAGGGAGAAATGTGAAACCAGTGTGAGAGATGGGAAGTGGTGAACCATTCGCAACAACGACATCCTCACCACCACTATACGGCTCATGAACAGAGAGATTAGCCCATGCGGAAGTCATGTGGTGCGTTGCACCGCTGTTGAGAAGCCACGGATTTGGATCGTAGGATGTCCCCATAGCAACATtattgatatcttgtgtttttgttgggttttaagccttgtttttgcataattttgttgcataatcatgtcattctaggttgttttaggagcatttgcatctagtgtgttatctctcaggttcttggagtaatctcaacacttttggagcatttggacttgttttggtGCAAAGAAGCATAGAGGAGTGGAATTGGAGAAGTGACAAGGGATCAAGAAGCATACATGCCCATCATCGGCCAAGGATCAgcggccaaacggtggccgagtGAAGAGGACGTACGTAGAGCGAGTACACCAGCGGCCAAGGACCAGCGGTCAAGAGCTGGCCGATGGAGCTTATAGGCAGGCAAGCGGATGCATCAGCGGCCATGCACAAGTGGCCAAACAATGGCCGATGGAGTTCATAAAAGGAAGTGCGGATGCATCAGCGGCCATGCGCCAGCGGCCAAACCATGGCTGATGGAGTTCACAAAGAGGCAAGCGGATGCACCAGCGGCCAAGACAagcggccaaaccatggccgCTGGAGCCATTAccaaacttattttatttttgacccggggttgacccagtttgttttgggttgacctagcttctcttcttccttcctataaatactctaaacctattaaggagacttatctcttatcttatcttttgttttagcagccacttagggttcttaagcttgtttactcttggtttgttgaatgattgagtacttctaagtttttaatagcaatttcttcttctaatctcttaatctacaatctcttattatgatttcacaaagatcaaaccctttcctttgtgtgatcatgatgatgagtgagtagatccttagagctttgggctaggtagattagggagatagatgattgatctttgatatctagggctttatttatgtgtttcctgtcttgtttagtgttaataatgtTAGATAGCCTTCATCAAGCTtaaatctagacattaggatttccatgcccacaaggtgtttgatgaaattcctgaaccaaactattcaagagctttgcattcctagccaatggaaattgatgattagggtgcttagtggtatttagacttgatATTAATGCATGCTAGCCTTGTaattacctttggaaattgttgattatcacttgattagcatagaatctctatcatggaaatggattgatttgcataagtgttcttagccataggattgttcttgattgttgcttagacatctaggattgattagctatctcccaagtcaattaccttgcctaaggttcacttgtttaatcttgattttcagtttgttgctagttgtgctctgtttctttgagtttgcattgtttgaattgtccggttttcttacttttaatcagtttgttagttaagattgttacaaaagaacattttcctgtttaagaatagattaagcatctttgtgtattcttagtgtgttgattaatgcaaattgtggattgataataattgatacaaaaagtactacatcaatttggcgccgttgcccatttgcatTCAATTTGAACATTAGGATTTCAACTTTGCTTGAGCCTATTCATTTCTTTTACATTGTTACTTACTTGGTTTGCATTGGTGTTTTGAAGTCTCTTTTGCAAGGTGTATGAACTTGAGAAGTCAGGGCCAAGCCAACTTATTTGAGCCTGTTGACGACATTCCCCGTCTTGAAAGAGAGAACCGCCGTTTAGTCCGCCAAGCTATGGAGAACAATCCTCCTCCTGCTGCTGGTCATAATGGAAATGATCAGCACAATGAAAACCAAGCTCCTCTCCATCCTACAAGACAACCACGAGTCATTGGAGCTTTTGATCAACCAAACATTCATGGGAACCGCCAAGAAATTAGAGCACCTGCTGTTGAGAACAATAACTATGAGATCAAGTCAAGTCTTATCAACATGGTGCAGAGCTCAAAGTTTCATGGTTTGCCTATGGAAGACCCTCTTGACCACTTGGATCAGTTTGATATGATGTGTGGGACAGTAAAAATCAATGGTATCTCTGAAGATGCATTCAAACTCCACCTCTTTCCGTTTTCTCTTGGAGATAGAGCTAGGACTTGGGAGAAGAACCTACCAGTGGGATCAGTAACCTCTTGGGATCAATGCAAGAGAGCTTTCCTTTCCAAGTTTTTCTCTACTACCAGAACAgcaaggttgaggaatgaaatatcaagctttgctcaaaagggaaatgagagtttttgtgaatcatgggagagattcaagggctATAATAtgcaatgtcctcatcatggtttctccaAGGAGTCTCTTCTCAGCACATTATACAGAGGGGTGCTACCaaagataaggatgttgcttGACACAGCAAGTAATGGTAACTTTCTTGGCCAAGATGTTGATGTTGGTATGACTTTGgtggagaatcttgctcaaagtgATGGCAACTATGGGGAGGATTATGATCGAACTACAAGAGATCATTCTGATATGAATGAGCATCACTGCAAAGAGATGAAAGCATTGAATGACAAGATGGATAAGATGCTTCTTGCCACTCAAAAGCCAGTCCACTTTGTTACAGAGAGTGATGTCTATCAAGGGTATCAGGAGGGAATGGAAGCTTGTGTTGAGGGACAAGAAGAGGTCAACTATGTGGGTGGACAAGGgtataacaagttcaatccCAATTACCGCAACCACCCTAACCTCTCTTACCGCAGCACCAATGTggagaacccacaagatcagTCTTATCCACCACAAAAACCACCTGGTTTTCCTTCTCAACCCACCTATCAACCAAAGTCTCAAGGGAATTACCAGGCTAAACCTCAAAGCTATTCCCAACCACAGCAGCAAATGAATGCACTACATCCTCAAGGTCAAGCAGATGACATAACTGCTTTACTTAGACAAATCCTTGAAGGACAAGGGAGAGGTGCCATTGAACTTGCCACACAAATGAAAGCCATGCACAACAAAGTTGAGAATGTATATGGTGAGTTAAATTCCAAGATTGAGAGGTTGCAAACACAAGTCCAgggacaagcttcttcctcgtcaacaaGACAAATGGGTTCTCTACCGGGAAAATCAGAACCAAACCCAAAGGAGTTTTGCAATGTCATCttcaaggaagaagtgaacaggGTTACTAGTATGAgcttcaaaatatcaaaaattgatAGCCATGCTGATGAGAATGAAAGGTCTATTGAAGAGATCTCTGCTCTCCTATATGGTTCTGCTCTTGAGAGTTTGGGGGTTGCTACAGTTGAGAAATCTGAGAAAGGATCAAGAGGTAAGGAGATAGTTGCCAAGGAGgttgaaaagaaagatgaaccAAGTGTTGCTCTTCCTCTTTATAGTCCTCCAATTCCATTTCCACAAAGGGTTCTTACAAAGGCAAAAAAGAAAGTGCTCTCAAGTTTCAAAGCTAATATGAACAGAGTTGGAGCACCTTTGCCTTGTGTGGATAGCTTGTCTCAAGTTCCTAGCCATATAGAGTTCATCAAAGCCATTCTAGCAAACAGAGAGAAGTGGAAGAAATCATGGGAATTTTTGATTCACCAAGTGAACAACAACCAAGTCCAAAAACACTTtccaagcttgaagatccagaCAGATTTACTATACCTTGCTCACTTGGTGCTTTACAACTTGATGATGCCTTTTGTGATTCAGGAGCAAGTGTTAATGTGATTTCTCTTTAGATGGTAAAGAGTCTTAGGATCAAAGATATGAAGCAGCCCTCttcttccatcatgtttggagaTGCCTCCTCAAAATCTCCACTTGGTTTGATTGAGAACTACCCACTCAAGGTTGGTAATTGCACAGTTCCAACAGACTTCATGGTAGTTGAGATGAAAGAAACCAACAGGCTCCCTCTCATACTAGGAACTCCCTTTCTCAACACTGTGGGGGCAAGCATTGATTTCCCAAATAAGAGAGTAACTCTTCTTCATGTGGATCCCAACACATCCTATCCTATCAAACCTTCCCCTACAATGTTTTGTGGAACAATCACTAGTGAAGAAGAGGCAACTAAGGAAGCCCATAGAGACTTGAATGATAAAGTGGGGATTAAAGAGACTACAAAGCTTGATGAGGAAATTTTGGATGGTGAGTATTTAGACTCTTTATTTGATGACCTCAAAGGAGATTCTAGAGAAGGGGATTTGGGTCAAGCaaataaagttgttgacaagaagaagaggaagaagaaacaaaaccagcTTCCCACCATTGTTTCTTCTCCTATGACTTTGTGTTTGCATCCCTTGGGGCTTGTTGATGGAGCAATAGAGTACAAAGTGAAGAACAAAGGTCCTTCTTCACCTTTTGCAAGTGTCAAAGCCAAGCTAGATCCCAACTATCATTATGACAAGGATAAGCTTCATGAACTTCTCTCAAGTGTCATTACTATCAACCTCCACTCTCCTTCCACCAATTCAACAGGATCTCAAGGGAGCACTAAAGCTTCTCCTATCACTCCATTCCCTAAGGTTCACAACTAGGGCCAGGGTATGGTCCTAACTTtccattgtatatatcatttgagtcttgttttctttattttgttagtcTTTCTCTTGGACTTTtctcacacagggactgtgtgaattaagtttgggggagggactaaccatctaacattgtgttctgttttgattttcatgttttgtgtgatgcattgttaatagctatgttttgagaaaaatcaaaaaaattttgaaaattttcaaaaaccaaaaaacaaatgcatgtagctttgcatattcattcttgtgtttaggattgagtctagaagcatttagtatgcatttTCATTTGCATTTGGGATAATAATGAAATTGCCTTGTAAAGGTTGAGTtttaggattgaacccacagccctcatttatagttcattggtgcttgtttaatctttgggaaaaaatgaagaatctaggcttaaaagcattgtgtcacttgaaagcattttcttctagtgtaaagcttgcttgatcattgctgcatctctatattatttggactttaatttgatctttaaattatcttgcatatggactatgaatgctagctcatggaactttcatttgggttaactaTCTCAATTTGCCACTTTATTTCGTTTAACCCAATATCTTGCCACACCTTTGAACCCCAGCCTTTTCTTTCATGCcttgtattgatttgttgagtgaggccttttcttgataatgttataggttgtgaaatcttgagagtattgagaatgacaaaaaactggctcttgtttttaGCTAGGCTTGGAATCTTTATAGCAAGCTAATAGGACTGGctttgaaagaaataggtggttagaatgttgatttgggttcaagtttaggaacaagagagaataagaagggaaataaaggtttacttggtcaaaagaaaagaaaagtctctaAGGTTAAGTTGGTTATAAGCTCTAAGTCTCAAAGAAAAGGGATAGAAAGTGTtgttatagtctcctagaatcaaaatgaaaatagtaaagaaaaatcaaacaagattgggagtatagcaaagaatgaataagaaagaaaaggagcTAGTGTTTAAAGCAAGAACAGCCTTAGagatagaataaaaataaaggaataaGACCATAAGTATAGAAGAAAAAGGGGTTAAGTTGAATAAGGTtgaatttttgggtttgaaaggaagataagaaagatgagaaaaggGGTAGAAAAGCTTttaggtgggtagaacatcaagagctaagctttgtatgcccaaattattcttGGTCTTAGATAGATTTCATGATtgtctagcattcctctttgtttgagagttaACCACCCAAAAACACCATTTCCAACCACTTAATAAAAAGCCTCtcccttaaaccaattgagcttgatttattttccatttgcaagatcacaccaaacactttaatgaatgtgaaagagatgttcaataggattgcaagtctttgcCAATAGATAGAAGATGAACTAGAGTGATGCATTGTgttaagcatagaaaaatatttgtaaggactttaattgatcttagcaccattgaacTACATCTAAGGACtttggtttgaatcctttgtctCATGCCTTTAGGTTTTGAGTCccatttttaaacctctctcccTTGTTTTCTACCTGGttcttgctagaggactagcaaagtataagtttgggggagttgatatcttgtgttttccTGTATTTTTAGagcttaattcttcattgtattgtgcatattcatgagcatttaggttgtttaggctgCATATTGCATCAAGTTTGGTATCTCAGGCAGTTGAGTGGAGATATGCAAGGAATgtgtgctttggagccaaaGAAGTCACGAATTTGCAAGGAATTGGAAATGAAGGCAAGAAGGCCGAACGATCGACCAgccgatcgaccaaatggtcgatcaacACATTATCGGATTCGCGGACTTCAAACGATCGAGCAaccgatcgaccatttggtcgatcaaagCACTATCGGATTCGTCGGACTGGACACAGGACAAAACGATCGACCaagcaatcgaccaaatggtcgatcgtgtCGCGAGCCGAGACTTCGGAGAGTTGGCTGATTGACCGAgaaatcgaccaaatggtcgatcgtgacGCAAAGCGAGACTTCAGAGACTTGGACGATCGACCgagcaatcgaccaaatggtcgatcgtgacACAAAGCTGGACTTCGGACTTCAAGGATCGAGAATTCCGAGACTTGACCGATCGACCaaccgatcgaccaaatggtcgatcacgaTGGAGGaacgatcgaccaaatggtcgatcaagtGGTCGATCAAGCACCATTTTTTGACCAAAacccggtttgttccggttttctctgaattgtttaattttaatccggttcgttccggtttagtttatgttttcctataaatactcaaacCCTAATTGTGGAGACTTATCTTTTATCTTATCTATTATCTCTTGTATTAGTTTTGTTAAGTAGCCacctagggttcttaagcttttctacacttggttttgttgaatctttggtggatttccagttttaatatcattttgtctttcaaatctcttaatctacaagcttttattatgattttagaaagataaaactctttcctttatgtgttttcatgtgttttcagagcttaattcttcattgttttgtgcatattcatgagcatttaggttgtttaagCTGCATATTGCATCAAGTTTGGTATCTTAGGTGTTGGAGTGAGATATGCAAGGATTgtgtgctttggagccaaaAAAGTCACGAATTTGCAAGGAATTGGAAATGAAGGCAAGAAGGCCGAACGATCGACCAgccgatcgaccaaatggtcgatcaacACATTATCAGATTCACGGACTTCAAACGATCGAGCAaccgatcgaccatttggtcgatcaaagCACTATCGGATTCGTCGGACTAGACACAGGACAAAATGATCGACCaagcaatcgaccaaatggtcgatcgtgtCGTGAGCCGAGACTTCGGAGAGTTGGCCGATCGACCGAGCAATTGACCAATTGGTCGATCGTGACGCAAAGCGAGACTTCGGAGACTTGGACGATCGACCgagcaatcgaccaaatggtcgatcgtgacGCAAAGCTAGACTTCGGACTTCAAGGATCGAGACTTCCGAGACTTGACCGATCGACCAAcagatcgaccaaatggtcgatcacgaCGGAGGaatgatcgaccaaatggtcgatcaagtGGTCGATCAAGCACCATTTTTTGACCAAAACCCGGTTTGTTCTGGTTTtctctgaattgtttaatttcaatccggtttgttccggtttagtttatgttttcctataaatactcaaaccctaattgtggagacttatctcttatcttatctattATCTCTTGCATTAGTTTTTGTTAAGTAGCCACCTAGGGTTCTTATGCTTTTCTAcacttggttttgttgaatctttggtgGATTTCCAGTTTTAATATCAGTTTgtctttcaaatctcttaatctacaagcttttattatgatttaacaaagacaaaactctttcctttgtgtgatcatgattattagtgagtagatctttttaggactttgggcttggtagattagggagatagatggttgatctttgatgtctagggctttatttatgCATTTCCTATCTTCATTGGTgataataatgctagatagctttgatcaagcttgaatctagactttaggatttccatgcccaaaaggtgtttgatgaaattcctgaaccaaacttttcaagagctttgcactcctagccaatggaaattgatgattagggtgcatAGTAGTATTTggacttgttcttaatgcatgcttgtcttgtgattacctttggaaattgttgattatcacttgattagcataggatctctatcatggaaatgaattgatttgcataagtgttctaaccataggattgttcttgattgttacttAGACATCTAAGATTGATTAACTATCTCCCAactcaattaccttgcccaaggttctcttgtttattcttgattttcagtatTGTTAATTTGCCTTGAGGTTGCACTGTCTTGTTTCCTTTCTTTGAATCatttttgttagttaagattgtgACAAAGAATTTTCCTTGTTCAAGAgtagattaagcatctttgtgtattcttggtgtgttgattaatgcaaattgtggattgataataattgatactgaaagttactacatcaatttggcgccgttgcccgtTTGCATTCTAATTGACCATTAGGATTTATCTTTGCTTGAGACTATTCATTTACTTTACACTGTTTGTTGCTTGGTTGCATTGGTGGTTTGTCTTTGATTTTCAGGGTGTATGAACTTGAGAAGCCACGGTTTAGCAAACTTGTTTCAGCCTGTTGACGACGTACCCTGACTTGAAAGAGAGAACCGCCGTTTAGCCCGCCAAGCCATGGAGAACAACCCTCCTCCAGCCGCTGGTCATAACGGAAATGATCAGCCCAATGAAAACGAAGCTCCTATCCATCCTCCAAGACAACCACGAGTCATTGAAGCCTTTGATCAACCGAACATTTATGGGAACCGCCAAGGAATTAGAGCACCCGCTGTTGAGAACAACAACTACGAAATCAAGTCAAGTCTTATCAACATGGTGCAAAGCTCAAAGTTCCATGGTCTGCCTATGGAAGACCCTCTTGACCACTTGGATCAGTTTGATATGATGTGTGGGACAGTGAAAATCAACGGTATCTCGGAAGATGCATTCAAACTACGCCTCTTTCCGTTTTCTCTTGGAGATAGAGCTAGGACTTGGGAGAAGAACCTACCAGTGGGATCCATCACCTCGTGGGATCAATGCAAGAGAGCTTTCCTATCCAAGTTCTTCTCAACTACAAGAACAGCAAGGTTGAGAAATGAGATATCAAGCTTTGCTCAAAAGggaaatgagagtttttgtgaagcatgggagagattcaagggctATACTAtgcaatgtcctcatcatggtttctccaAGGAGTCTCTTCTTAgcacattgtatagaggagtgctacCAAAGATAAGAATGTTGCTTGACACAGCAAGTAATGGAAACTTCCTTGGGCAAGATGTTGATGTTGGTATGACTTTGgtggagaatcttgctcaaagtgATGGCAACTATGGGGAGGATTATGATCGAACTACAAGAGATCATTCTGATATGAATGAGCATCACTGCAAAGAGATGAAAGCATTGAATGACAAGATGGATAAGATGCTTCTTGCCACTCAAAAGCCAGTCCACTTTGTTACAGAGAGTGATGTCTATCAAGGGTATCAGGAGGGAATGGAAGCTTGTGTTGAGGGACAAGAAGAGGTCAACTATGTGGGTGGACAAGGgtataacaagttcaatccCAATTACCGCAACCACCCTAACCTCTCTTACCGCAGCACCAATGTggagaacccacaagatcagTCTTATCCACCACAAAAACCACCTGGTTTTCCTTCTCAACCCACCTATCAACCAAAGTCTCAAGGGAATTACCAGGCTAAACCTCAAAGCTATTCCCAACCACAGCAGCAAATGAATGCACTACATCCTCAAGGTCAAGCAGATGACATAACTGCTTTACTTAGACAAATCCTTGAAGGACAAGGGAGAGGTGCCATTGAACTTGCCACACAAATGAAAGCCATGCACAACAAAGTTGAGAATGTATATGGTGAGTTAAATTCCAAGATTGAGAGGTTGCAAACACAAGTCCAgggacaagcttcttcctcgtcaacaaGACAAATGGGTTCTCTACCGGGAAAATCAGAACCAAACCCAAAGGAGTTTTGCAATGTCATCttcaaggaagaagtgaacaggGTTACTAGTATGAgcttcaaaatatcaaaaattgatAGCCATGCTGATGAGAATGAAAGGTCTATTGAAGAGATCTCTGCTCTCCTATATGGTTCTGCTCTTGAGAGTTTGGGGGTTGCTACAGTTGAGAAATCTGAGAAAGGATCAAGAGGTAAGGAGATAGTTGCCAAGGAGgttgaaaagaaagatgaaccAAGTGTTGCTCTTCCTCTTTATAGTCCTCCAATTCCATTTCCACAAAGGGTTCTTACAAAGGCAAAAAAGAAAGTGCTCTCAAGTTTCAAAGCTAATATGAACAGAGTTGGAGCACCTTTGCCTTGTGTGGATAGCTTGTCTCAAGTTCCTAGCCATATAGAGTTCATCAAAGCCATTCTAGCAAACAGAGAGAAGTGGAAGAAATCATGGGAATTTTTGATTCACCAAGTGAACAACAACCAAGTCCAAAAACACTTtccaagcttgaagatccagaCAGATTTACTATACCTTGCTCACTTGGTGCTTTACAACTTGATGATGCCTTTTGTGATTCAGGAGCAAGTGTTAATGTGATTTCTCTTTAGATGGTAAAGAGTCTTAGGATCAAAGATATGAAGCAGCCCTCttcttccatcatgtttggagaTGCCTCCTCAAAATCTCCACTTGGTTTGATTGAGA from Camelina sativa cultivar DH55 chromosome 9, Cs, whole genome shotgun sequence encodes:
- the LOC104711221 gene encoding uncharacterized protein LOC104711221, which codes for MNLRSQGQANLFEPVDDIPRLERENRRLVRQAMENNPPPAAGHNGNDQHNENQAPLHPTRQPRVIGAFDQPNIHGNRQEIRAPAVENNNYEIKSSLINMVQSSKFHGLPMEDPLDHLDQFDMMCGTVKINGISEDAFKLHLFPFSLGDRARTWEKNLPVGSVTSWDQCKRAFLSKFFSTTRTARLRNEISSFAQKGNESFCESWERFKGYNMQCPHHGFSKESLLSTLYRGVLPKIRMLLDTASNGNFLGQDVDVGMTLVENLAQSDGNYGEDYDRTTRDHSDMNEHHCKEMKALNDKMDKMLLATQKPVHFVTESDVYQGYQEGMEACVEGQEEVNYVGGQGYNKFNPNYRNHPNLSYRSTNVENPQDQSYPPQKPPGFPSQPTYQPKSQGNYQAKPQSYSQPQQQMNALHPQGQADDITALLRQILEGQGRGAIELATQMKAMHNKVENVYGELNSKIERLQTQVQGQASSSSTRQMGSLPGKSEPNPKEFCNVIFKEEVNRVTSMSFKISKIDSHADENERSIEEISALLYGSALESLGVATVEKSEKGSRGKEIVAKEVEKKDEPSVALPLYSPPIPFPQRVLTKAKKKVLSSFKANMNRVGAPLPCVDSLSQVPSHIEFIKAILANREKWKKSWEFLIHQVNNNQVQKHFPSLKIQTDLLYLAHLVLYNLMMPFVIQEQVLM
- the LOC104715368 gene encoding uncharacterized protein LOC104715368, which codes for MENNPPPAAGHNGNDQPNENEAPIHPPRQPRVIEAFDQPNIYGNRQGIRAPAVENNNYEIKSSLINMVQSSKFHGLPMEDPLDHLDQFDMMCGTVKINGISEDAFKLRLFPFSLGDRARTWEKNLPVGSITSWDQCKRAFLSKFFSTTRTARLRNEISSFAQKGNESFCEAWERFKGYTMQCPHHGFSKESLLSTLYRGVLPKIRMLLDTASNGNFLGQDVDVGMTLVENLAQSDGNYGEDYDRTTRDHSDMNEHHCKEMKALNDKMDKMLLATQKPVHFVTESDVYQGYQEGMEACVEGQEEVNYVGGQGYNKFNPNYRNHPNLSYRSTNVENPQDQSYPPQKPPGFPSQPTYQPKSQGNYQAKPQSYSQPQQQMNALHPQGQADDITALLRQILEGQGRGAIELATQMKAMHNKVENVYGELNSKIERLQTQVQGQASSSSTRQMGSLPGKSEPNPKEFCNVIFKEEVNRVTSMSFKISKIDSHADENERSIEEISALLYGSALESLGVATVEKSEKGSRGKEIVAKEVEKKDEPSVALPLYSPPIPFPQRVLTKAKKKVLSSFKANMNRVGAPLPCVDSLSQVPSHIEFIKAILANREKWKKSWEFLIHQVNNNQVQKHFPSLKIQTDLLYLAHLVLYNLMMPFVIQEQVLM